The genomic stretch GCAAGGCCTTTGGCCCTTCACTTTGAGTAACCCCCACATTCTTTTATGTAGTGTCTTAATGCATGGATCTTTCATGTCTCCATCTCTAGCCTATATAAGGCATAGAGTTGTAGAGAGGAAGgacacacaaacaaaacattctatcttctctctagctctcaagcattctagtttgctttttaggagcattgtctagctcggttctcggaactccatcaagttcgccggtgcctagcgggtttgaagtgcttctacacgctagaaggaagtcgttttatctttgggggcaatacgccattccgtgagcactagccggggcgtaatttgtcttgcggaaagagggctttcctcgactcgacttataaatttggtttgctttattttcgttgtaattttcattcctctatttgttgcaagtttcctttcgattgtaatagttagagtaccgcctgtacacggcttgagaatttcttcccattatttctaacaaaaTGTTCACTTGTCACATCACATTTTTAGATTTATTTTGgaattttatttgtataaataaGCTCTGGTGttctataagagcatccacaatagcgcctagcgcaccgcctagccgagcgccggcgctaggcgaactattgcagccgcctagccgatttcgcggaaaaaaaccgcctagcgctcggcggttccgcggcgctaggcggtgcgctatgcgatccgctaggcgctattgcagcgtccggatcgcctagcgcaccgcctagcgcgaatttttaattttaattttttattccgaaacactatatatacgcgacttgcctgtcatttttattcgcaccacttgtattaacaagtactctctctatctaaatttctgtacaagatcaacaacggtaaataTATGCAAAAATCCTAAATGGTGGGATGACACAACATTCAGTATGTGCTTCCCCATTAGTTTAGAGATGATGTTTAGTTCGTCAAATATTATTAGGAGCAACGTTTACTCCTTGTGTTCAAATCATTCTCGTGATTGTGCTTCCTGTATTTACTTagcgaattaaataaaattaaaaaaaaaggagatAAATTAGAAACATATCATCGGTCTAAAATTTTGGTAAGTAGTGGGTATTTCTTTTTGGATTTATTGTTCTGTGTTATGGACAATCTGTATAAGAAAATTTTTCCTGTTATTTATactcatttaaaaaattatatatttcttttatttttaattttcatattgatcagttttttataaataatttttttttaattttaggaattGTTTTTTATAAGATAGAACtcattttttactaaaatatttttttactgtatcaattttatattaaaatatgtgtcacTTTAAAAGtgttaagtattttttttttaaagggaGGGAGTAATATGTGTTCTTCCAACTACTATGGATATACGATTATTTTGTATGGATAAGCTGTATTTAACTTACCatatagagaaaataaaattcaaaacacTTCTCTTAACGTTGTACACATCATTTGGATTTCGCCGCTATATCGCGATTTTCAAACAAATCTAATGTACTGTTATAACATAATCTTTACAACTATTTTACGCCGCTTTCACTAAGCCTAACAGATTTTTCCTAATACACATTAACACTGTTGATGTTTCTAAATGCTACTATTCCCCAAAGATTGAATATTGAAATggtaattatttatatttgtaaGTTGGTTAAGTATTGGAAAGGTTGATGTGTGAGTTTTTCagtctttaaatttaaatttatttacctataaaaattatgaatattttGTTTAATATGTGTGAAATCATTAAAAGATATTATGGCAACTTCTTCATGAAATCATTATACTTGAATTGCAATGTGCATTTATGTCTTATGAACTCATTTGGAGATACTTGCAATACAATTGAATTTGCAAATAAGCATTTATGAACTCCATGACGATTACACTTGATGCAATAAAATTCTACGTACACGTGTCATTAAATACCAttatagtataaataaatacGTACACCGTGTCACTGAATACCATTTAAGTATAAATGAAATTCAGTGACTGTAAAAGAAACGAAATttaaaatggagaaaattaATCAAGCGCAAAGAAAGTAacttattgattttataatatatagcCCCTACAAATCTACAATTATTAAAATGCTTTTCCTGTTGTCGTCGTTATACAGATTTCAAGTACCTATATCATCGATTTGATGTTTGAACCTTTTCTTTATACTCGTATTTTATAAGTACTTTATAATTATTTCTTTATATTCGTATTTTTCTAAGTCTTTGTAATTATACTATTTCTCAATTCAGCATAAGAGTTGCGAGTATTCTTACTAAGATTTGAACATTTCTCTTTAATTTTACTAATGATTTATAATGGATATGATCGATGTACGCAATAAATACTTACCACGATACATATGCACTGTTTTTTATGACAAAAGTTTCAAAATTTGTTGTGCATAAGTTTATAGAATTTGGGTGGTCACACGCGTCATAATCCTAGATACCAACATATATACCGCCtaactaatcaatataaatttcttcaaaaaaactaatcaatataaatattattgaaTACAAATTATATTGAGTTTTCTTCTATATATGTTCTAGATGATTTTCCGATCTTGTGGGTATGAGTTCTTTTTGATGAATAAGATATCATACCAGTTTTACATTGAAATTTGAAGGCAATCACTTGTGTGCCTAATTAGTCTAATTTGGATTCAtcaatttgtaattaatttataaacaaACTGAATTCAATTAGAATCAAGtacttataaattataattagaaTATCCGGACATCTGAAATTCTGGATGCATGGAGTTTTGCCTCataataattaagttattacaTCTGCAAAATGTGTGTATGGAATTAAATTAAAGTTAAGGTTGTAGGGATTGTGTTTATAGTATAGGGCAACAAAATTGCAATAAATCGGCAAAAGGATACGTGGGCATTTACTAATCTATGCATTTACTATTGCAGATATTTTGAGGGTAAATAAAGCCATGTCCAATTGTCCATGATGGAACACTACACTACAAATCCATTGCCTAAAATAGGAAATGCATAagtaatattttcaaataatcACATGTAAAATAAATACGATTccgataataataattattgaaGAACATACCATAACTATGATTTGATATGAAGTGACGCCCTCAAACAGTTCGATAATGTTAACTAAGCTTGCATCGTTCAAATACATTTGTTTAATcacattttaatttcaaaatcaatttTTCACATTATATGATTCATTTAGGTGCCGTGGTTGCCATAACTCACTATCATTTAATTATCTATCTATaattaaattgtaatattattttaattaaaagagaTTGATTATAACtaaatattctaaaattatTCCCTAggattaagttattaaattcaAACGTAGAATACCACGTTCCAATATTTGTGTCAAATTCAAGaggaataaaatgatactccatttaTAAATTCcccaacaaaaaaataaatttataatgttTTAATATAAGGACCAGATATTATAATAATGAATGCTATTACTCTTATCATAATTAAtagtcttatttttttattttatgttgtctATAAAAATGTCTCATAATCTATTTCTTATAAATCTATCTCTCTAATAATGTTGAACatatttttctctttatcttacttatatttataattttgtattACAATCTTAATTTACATGTCTTGAGACTACTTAGAGTTGGCCCTTAGACATTCAGGGGCTGTCCGATTAGTAAGATTATGTCtcgggattaaatatgtagtggataatcatgtgataattaattATACTATACCCACtttaactaaaataatatcacaattcaatcctaaattatactatattagtattattttatctgaTAAACCTAACGACACCTCAATTGATCCACAAATGCTATTGACTAATTATATGTACTCAATTCTATTTGCACTGCAATTAAACTCTTACtataatatactaatattcTTCAATTAAATGTATATAAGTCAACTTTTCCAACAAAATCACAGAAAAATTAAGTGGGAGAACAATTGTAGGAGTATATATTCTCAGGTCAACTGAGTAGATTAGATGTACAGTTGAATCATTTAATTGATGAAATGTTGTAATATTAATTGATAATTACAAGCAGCAGTTGTGCTACAAATCCACTTTCGAACTAGTTGATGTGCACCCAATTATATGCCGTGTTTTTCACATGTCAACTTGCTTGACTTTGACTActcgtttttctttttttaatattattttacaaTTTCCAGCCTTATTTCCTCACATTATACCCACGCCTTTTTATAATTCTTTTTAAGTTTCAACtttgtaaattaaaaatttatgttattaataaattataagttatataaaataattaaatagtatttgaccataattattaatttatgcaTGTCTAATTGTAGCTGCATATAATTTATTTCGAACATAATACTCCCAACTTGGtttcatattattttcttaaatggAAAATTACCATGGAAACAatgaaattttatcaaattaattatGGTCTACAATCTTAAAAATCAGgcaaaaattatgaattttttatttgctCTCAATTATGGATTTTTAGCCAAACAATGCCGTTTTCTCTATGTATATGCCACATTATTTAATAAGTTGGTAGTGTTGTTCACGTACAATTTTTTAGACTGTCATATCAGatacaatttcatcataaattcATCTTGAAATAATtgtgaataaattaaaatattatgattttttaaagttgtttttttaattgctAGGTTtaccaaaatttgatcaaatatcataaaaaattttatattgacacctaatatcatgaaactttaaaaaaaaaaaattcccacaaACTTTAAGGTTGACATATAATATCAcggatttgaataattatttaattctttccACCAACGACAAAATTCAAGTACATTTCAGTTGTTATTACATCACATAAGGTATGGTTATCACTGAAAAATGACAGTGATGTGACTATAAAGTCCCTAATAACCAGATATAGTtatctattttcttttaatgtAGTTGGATTTTGTTGCtggtggaaaaaaataaatactatttaattcatgatattatatGAAAAGTTGAAAGTtagtagaaaaaataaattttaaaaaggcTCTAGTATGGTACTATAAGATTTTTAGTCCTTTTCTGAAATTTAGGATATCTAACTTAACTTTACATACTCCAGCCCATTTTCCTAATAATTTATCGAGTGAGTTTCTTGCCCCAAATTCAAGTGATCAATGCTTCGATTACTTTTGGCGTTGCTCCAAAATGATAGTCACGTTGTATATGCTTATATGGACCCGTTAAACAACATATGTGTTCAATGaatttatttctctcttttgTATTTTGGGAAATTAATTCAATGAACCTTTTCCTATGCCTATTGTAGTTATATTGCTATTCTGCCTACTTTTATACACTTTGGCATGTTTAGATCTTTTATTGCGAAGACTTTAGTGGTTTGCGTTTTCCCTTAAATTTAGTTAACTAGTAACAACCCACGTTCCCACCCATGTCTTGAAACACATTTCATATATCTAAAACTATCTATAATTCTGTTTTTCTTCTGAAACCCCAAAAGGCCAAAATGCGTAAACTGGTTTTTCGAAATCTTTAggtgtttaattatttttatatacgcGTTTCGATGCCTTCGAGGTCATAATCTTCTTGCTTACCAAGATAAATGATAGACttagtcttatgactaatccaCTAATTATCCACACATCATTACTTAATACTTAGTCGAAGCTGACGTTGAATTTATAGCTACATATTAATATACACGGCTTCtgtaatgaataaaataaaaggtcACCATATAATATTAATCTGCTATGACAAAAGTATCAACTTTCAGAGTTGGCAGAAATTTACTGGGATAATAAATGCTTATATTTTATTGAGactattgaaaataaaaattgattgttGATGGGCTTTttagaagagaaaataaatcaaaggcAGCCCAACCATattaattttctaaatttgGATTCTGAATCTCTGATGACCAAAATACTCATACAATTTTTAATGATCCCATTCGACAAATATAGGCCATATTCGTTTTTCTGGCCATTATTCAAAATCATCAAGAATAAAGATAAatgtatataaattataaaattttgaaaaagagTAATTATATATGAACAATTTCAGATTGGAGTATTTAAAAAAAGATTAAcacatataaattataaaatatcgaaaaaattcTGATTATATAGGTATAAAAAATTCATGTACGTTTATGGATATAATATTAATAGTACATTGTGTCTAACAAGTTAAAGAGcttaaaaaaagataaatacatataaatatattataacaACAAAACAAATGAATAGATCCTTAGcctcattttttttttgaaaaaagctTAAAATCTTTGCAAACTAAAAGTTGTGTTATTAGTAAAAACATGTTGGTTCGCTGATAATaaaggaaaataagaaaaaaaatcaatctaaTCCTTGAGGGTATGTTTTGGTATTAGTAAGTAACACAAGTTGGTTCGCGAATAACAaaggaaattaaagaaaaaaaatcagtcCTAAGCCTAAACATTGTGTACAATCTAGATAGACAAATATAGAAACAAAATCTGTTGAGGCCCAAAACTTATAGAATCCTGGATATAAAAAAGTGATTTACAAAGTGCCCAAAACTGCACCGTCTATCCAAACTTTAGGTCGGACGAATTCCGCACATTCTTATCGCTAAGAGTAACACCTTGTCCCCAACCAAACTCCTCCATCTTGTGATCAGATGAGGCCTACCAATCTTCTTCTCCTGTAAATAACTTCAAAAATTACAAAACCACACTGTTCATATCAAAAACCGAGAATGCATACCTGAAACTCGTTGTAACATTTCAGAATCAAGGTCATCTGTGAAGGGTTGAGGAACCGGGAAAGCACGTTCATGAGCACTGAAAACTCCACGCCTGGTGAATTGGGGAATTTACTTGTTCTACAAACTGCAGAAAGCAGTTAATAATAATTCAGGCAAGAaacaaatagtagtaataaattacCTGTTAAAGAAGGGGCAGTGAAGCTGATGATGAAGATTGGGAAAATGTGGGAATTCATGTATGCACTCCAAATTGTGTATTGTAAAGGTGATAATGGATTGTCGACTCCGGAGTCGAAATCGGTGGAGCTTGGCTGGAATTGGCGCGATCCAGCCGCGATCTTCTCTGTGTTCCCCAATATCACGCGGCAGAGCAGCAGGTGCTTCACTCCAAATTCTTCTTCCTTCACCCTCATTGCGCTGCCAAACATCACCActttttaattcaaattgaaaTCATTAATGTTGAATAAAAGGGGAAATAAGATAACGTGAGTCACCATCAATCGGAAAATTCGCGGGGGATAAATAAACCCCAATGCCGTTGGAAACGCGGTCTTCAAAATCGCTACACCTCCCAAATCCATGAGTAACAATCCCCAAAATCTCATCCCGCGCACCGCCGTACCAAGCAAACCTAATATTGGCATCGCCCCCGCGATTCACCGCCACCGCGCGGGAGTAGAGGCGGAAAGCTTCAAGCCTGGCGTGCCTCGCGATGCTGGAGGAAGAATTCATGTGAAGAGCAACCACATTAAGTCCCTCGCCGAGAACCCCCAGTCCAGCCCTAAACATCTTCTCAACCACGACGTACTTGGCTTGATCCACTCCCACCCTCACCATCCCGTTCCTCGCGAAATCTCTGAATTGGGGGACAACCGACGATTCGCAGTCGGAATCCATGGCGGTGTCGTAATCTTCCACCGTCATAGAAATCCGCGGTTCCTGCTCCATCTCACAAAATGACAGATCAGATTTGAAttatgcaagtatttgtgagcaTAAAAAGAGTGGGAAACAAACTTAGGGGACAAGGCAGAATGAAAAGGGCGTTATAAGAAAGTTTGAACGTTGAAGATtcataagaccatccacaataggcgcccagcgaccgcccagccgagcgccggcgctgggcggttcgctggacggtatattgcagccgcccagcggttgagtggagagagaaaccgcgcagcgctgggcggttatgtggcgctgggcggtcggctgggcggtccgttcggcgctattgcagcgcccggatcgcccagcgcaccgcctagcgcgaaaattttttttttttttccgaaacactatatatacgcactttgctcgtcattttcattcgcactacttgttttaacgagtactctctctatcttaatttctgttcaagatcaacaacgggaaatggatctcaacaacgagcctagttccgggagtagcgggtcacaaactccgacgatccctgtgggaagtggatggggtcaggtgcccgggtactacaacatgtacccgtggcagcagatgatgcccgggggccccaatggggggagtccgccgggggggtttccgccgataccggggtgggtacccgggattgcagatgatgcccgggggagcaccggcgacacagtggactccgggggtcgtaccggctacacaggggactccgggggtcgtaccggctacacaggggactcctggggggtccccggcgacggcggggaatgtctatcgccccagttttgatttttagactgggtcttcgcacacatcgacccaaacacccttggggtttgatagtttctccttagatgagttggggtttgatactctcggagctccggagactctagttcaagggggggcagtgccggggcgtggcgccccaaagaagaagggcaagaagaaggtcggcgagtcgtcgcagccgggtgaggaggaggtacggaggaggtggacggacgacgagaacgtcgcgctcagcaaggcgtgggtgagtgtttgcgacgatcctctcgtttcgaacgagcaaaggatcgtcaacatgtggggcaagatagcagcagcctaccagagattttgcccggaggggaggccccgcaacggggaggattgcctgaagggctggaaccgaatcagggcggcggtctcccgattttcgagTTTGTATACCAACGCACTctgcatgatgagcagtggccaaacggaggatgactgcaggagaatagcggagaaagccttcccactgaagggtttatacaaggacttcacatactggaactgctatcttgtactgagcgagtccgagaagttccgagtaggtgtcgactctggctggccgaagaagcaacgactgaactacaccggcgattacagcggcagcagcggaggttcccacgacctccccgagacgacgcaggagttccccacgccgcgttcggtcggtggccgacctcgcccgattgggcgcaagcgcgctcagcaggcggcgagagggaacgccggggcttcccaggaggtccagtcggcatccccccttggccaatccacccaggagctcaaattcttcgctcgcgcccaaacgcgcgctcagttgatcaagacgatggccgaatggcgggtggcgacggatcccgtggagaagagcgtgcttcaaaccttgctcatgagcctgcaggacgagttggaggctatacggagggagaccggtggcggcgatggtggcgacggaggcgacagcgacggaggcgacgacgacggagacgaggagtgaattgtcactcttttttattaatgtattttttttaaaaattaatgtacttttttaaattattgtacttttttaaattttaatagtattattaaactttttcccgtatatgtctcgtaaattaaatttcgcatattgtgtgattgttaattatttcattttgtatatatttgttaatagtgatgtggatattatgtggctaggctatggctgggctatttgcttgttttgatgatgtggcagtggctaggctatggctaggctattgctgggctattcctattgtgaaTGGCCTAAATAAGGCGGTTTAGGAAGGTGATTTATATACGTAATCCACACACGCATCGCATCGCATCCTCTCTTTTccgagatatatatatatatatatatattttccagAGGAATTTTGGAAACATGCGTCATGCGTGTACATCTAAACTGCTATTTTTATTACGTACTAGGAGTATTAAAGGACAATTATTGATgcgctaagagcatccactatgggaccgccgcgcctatagccaAGGCGGGGGCGGTCCCGGGGCGGTTTATAGTGAAGGAAATGTCagcccccggggcggacgaggAAATGGGGGGCGGCGGACGATGGATAGGCGAAATgagggcgaggacgcgccgggcgGTCTTCggtcaaatttttaattttttttaattacctctataaataccactctccaccacctattttctcaccattttcacacaatccctccattcactatctacactttcactctctaaaaatgcacggtggagacgacacATCACCCGGCTCACAGGAATCGGGctatggcggcaatccttcaCAGCCGTCGGCCGGCTGTCCTTCACAGCCATCGGGATATGGtggctatccttctcagccgtcgggatatgacGGGTCTCCGTCCCAGCAGTGGATTTGGAGTGAATCTTCcccgccgtgggcatcgagtccaaacctacctccatctcagtcgtggaggtcttctccaacgcccccaccttttcagcggaatctgagtcgctcCGCATTTGAAGATaacagacccaacctcgacgcgcTTAACCAGCCGCGTCCGGAGTCCCCCTTCCAATCCAGccaatctcctttcaccgaagcagatcaagacgcactggatactatgatgggtctgctcagttccggcGTCCCGGATACGCCGGCAGCACGGGTGGAAACTTCGGTTCCGGCCCGAGGCTCTAGCGGGgccggcggcggtggcggtagGGGCGGCTTGGGCAGCGGCGTCGGTGGCGGCTTGGGCAGCGGCGTCGGCAGTGGTGGTGGCGAGGGCAGTGGCGTCGGCGGTAGCGGTGGCTCTGGCTCCAACGGGGGCAAGCTCTACACCAAATCGGAGAGCATTGCCGTGGCAAGGGCGTGGGATGCCATCACATCAGTCCCCATGGTGGGCACCGATCAGCCCGAGGGGAGCTTATGGAGGCGCGTCATGATGGCATACGATGA from Salvia splendens isolate huo1 chromosome 4, SspV2, whole genome shotgun sequence encodes the following:
- the LOC121800350 gene encoding probable inactive poly [ADP-ribose] polymerase SRO2, which translates into the protein MRVKEEEFGVKHLLLCRVILGNTEKIAAGSRQFQPSSTDFDSGVDNPLSPLQYTIWSAYMNSHIFPIFIISFTAPSLTVCRTSKFPNSPGVEFSVLMNVLSRFLNPSQMTLILKCYNEFQEKKIGRPHLITRWRSLVGDKVLLLAIRMCGIRPT
- the LOC121800574 gene encoding probable inactive poly [ADP-ribose] polymerase SRO2; this translates as MEQEPRISMTVEDYDTAMDSDCESSVVPQFRDFARNGMVRVGVDQAKYVVVEKMFRAGLGVLGEGLNVVALHMNSSSSIARHARLEAFRLYSRAVAVNRGGDANIRFAWYGGARDEILGIVTHGFGRCSDFEDRVSNGIGVYLSPANFPIDGDSRYLISPFIQH